The Thiomicrorhabdus aquaedulcis sequence CCACGTTAAGTTGGGCTTGTACAAGTTCTGTAATGTCGTCAATAACAATGACGTAGCCGCCAATGTCTTTGTCAATGCTGGGTAAGGTTGAACCGTGCAATAAGAGAATTTTTTGACTTTTTTTGCAGCTTAAGCGGTGTTGTAAGCTCCAGGGTTTGGTGCCCTGGTTAAACAGTGGTGCCACGGCATCGTACAGCGCAATTAAATGTGCGCTGTCAGGGTGGGTCATAACCTCTTCAATGTGCTTGCCCGAGTGTTGATTTAAATTGGTGTTTAAAATATCGGCCGCCGCGTCGTTGGTGGTGCGAATGCGTTTGTTCATGTCCAGGGTTAACACGCCGCTGGAGAGGTTTTGAATGATGGCTTGCAAATACAGTTTTTGCGCTTCGGTTTGTTGATGACCAATTTTAATGTCATTACGCGCCTGTGCAATGCGTTGCGTCATGTCGTTAAACGATTGAATTAAATCGCCAAACTCGTCGTTTTTACCAATGGCCATTTTAAGACTGTAATCGCCCTTAGAAATAGCTTTGGTGCCGATGGCCAAGGTGCGAATGGGGCGGGTAAAGTTTTGAATGAGCTGAATAGTAAACAGCACGGCAGTGACCAATGTGAGCAATAACACCATGCTTAATATCAGGGTAAAGCTGGCGGTTAACGGGCCCTTTAAGTACGACAGTTCTTTGTATTGACCTGACGCCATGGCCACCGACTCGGCTAATTGGGTGAAGTTAGCCGGAATAGGAAAAATAACTTGTAAGACGTAATGGCTGTTTAAATCTAAATCGGTAAAGGGAATCACAATACGAATAAACTCTTCGGCTTGAAACGTACCCGGACGGCTTTCGATAGCCGCGTAACTCTTTTTTGACGTACTTGCTGAAACAGATGGTCGCCGGGGGTTTGCGGCAAAATGGTGCTGCCATCGCGACTGCTAAAGGCAATCAGTTGTTGGTTAACATGGTAGAGCGCAACTTCTTGAGCATTTAAGCTGGCGCGTAACGCACTTACGCCAATAATGGGAGATGACGCTAATAAAAAACGGTTGTCGGTACTGGCTGAAAGCGTTAGGTTTAGGCTGTCGCGGGTTTTGTTGTCAAGGGCAGCACGAGCTAAAGCCGAGGCGTTTTCAAGGGCGGTTTCGGTTTTAACATCAAACCATTGGTTAATGCCTTGCTGAATAAAAATAAGTGAAAACACAAAGATAATGGTGGTGGGAATGCCCAATAAAAAGGTTAATACCAGGGTTAAGCGTAGGGTGATTTTAATGCCCGGAGTGCGTTTTTTGTATTGTACGCGCAGGTTGTAAAATGCGCGCACCAGCACAATCAGCAGTACGGCGACACCACCAAAAGTAAAGAACAGTAGAGCCGAATAGGTTTCAGCAAAACTCGAGGCGTTTTGCAAAATTTGGCTCATCACCACCAGCGCAATCAAAAGCGCGCCAGAAAGTAATACGAGCCAGCCATATTGTCGCATGGTTTGCCAAATTTTTGCGCTCATAGGGCGTCCATTCTTTAGGGGCTTATGGCGTTGGCTGGGGCGATAGTCACACTGCGCCAACCACTGCTCATTTGCCAATCGGGGTTAAACAAGGTGTTTAAAATGAGGGGTGCGGGCAGTTGCCAACGATTCAGTGAAATTTGCATTTTAACGGTGTGCGTTTGTTCTACATTGAGCCGGGATAAGCTCACAAGAGTAAAGTCTTGCAAGGTGCCTAAAGCCTCTAAGGCATTTTGTAGGGTAATAAAACTTTGCACGTTTTGATTGCGCTTATTGGTTAAAACATAGCGGCGATTAAAGCCGGTGGTGTGCAGCGTGGTTTCGTAGCGCACCGTTTTGACGTGCCGCTCGTAAGTCCAATTAGCAATGGCGGTGTGTTCGGTTAACTGAATTTCGGTGCGAAACGTTAATGGAATTTCGTGGTGAACAGCTTCGATTAACGCATCAGACAAAGTCACCTTTGTTTGTGAGTCAAGGCGCACTTGTTGGTCAGCAATTTTAATGTCCATCGCAATCGTAGAGATGTTATTACCTGCCCAGGCCTGGTTAACTTTAAACAGAGTTAACCAGGCCAGTAAAACAAGGGTAATGCCCATGACGCTGAACGTTGCGCTGTGCACTCTGTGACGCACTCTGTTACGCGCCCATGCTTTTGTGCAGTAAGCAGTAAAAAAAGCCATCCATGCCGTGTTCGCCCGGTAATATTTGTTGACCAGGTTGGGTTTTTAACCCCCATTCACACGCTTCTTTTGGGTTGTGCGCATTAAAACTTTGCAACACATCACCTTCTGTGGCACTGGGTTCTTGGGCTAAAAAATGTTGCATTTGCAGGGTGTTTTCGGCCGGTAAAATAGAGCAGGTGGCGTACAAAAGCTGTCCGCCCGGTTTTAATAATGGCCACAAGGCGTGCAAAATATCGGCTTGTAGGCTGACCAACGCGTCAATGTCTTCGGGCGTTCTGTGCCACTTTATGTCGGGATGTCTTCGAATGATGCCGGTGGCCGAGCACGGTGCGTCCAGCAAAATTTTGTCAAATAATTCACCGTCCCACCATGTGCTGGGTGTGGCGGCGTCACCCGCTTGGTAGTCGGCGTGCAGGTCTAAGCGGTGTAAGTTTTCGGCCAAACGTTCTAAGCGTTCAGGCTCTTTTTCTAGGGCAAACACGCGACTTTGATTATTGGACCATTCGAGTAAATGCGTGGTTTTGCCGCCGGGCGCGGCGCAGGCGTCTAAAATGCGTTGGTTAGCGAGCGGTTGTAAAATATTGGCGGCCAACTGCGCGGCGGGGTCTTGCACGCTAAACCCACCCATGTCAAAGCTGGGCAGTTGGGTAATGTCCTGGCTTTGCCCCAACGTTACGCCCTCTGGAGCAATGGGGTGAGCGTGGGCGTCAATGCCTTGAGCGTGCAGGTTCGCCAAAAATTCATCGCGCGATTGTTGGCGCACATTCACCCGCAAGGTGAGCGGCGCGGGTTGATTATTGGCGTCTAACACCGCTTGCCAATGCTCTGGGTAAGCGGTGCGCAGTTGTTTTACCAACCATTGTGGGTGTGAATACAGGTGCGCGGGTTTTAAGTCCGCGGCCGCACACAACGCGTCTTTGTCACGTAAAAAATTACGCAAAACGCCGTTTAATAACGCTTTGGCCCAAGGCTTTTTAAGCGATTGGGTAATGGCAACGGTTTCAGATACGGCGGCGTGTTCCGGAGTGTCCATGTACAAAATTTGATACAGCCCTAATAAAATCAGCTGATTAACGTCTTCGTCTTTAATTTTAAGCGGGGTTTTCAGCAACAGCCCTCTGATAGCCTCTAAGCGGAACTGCCAGCGCAAGGTGCCCAGTACCAAGTTTTGGGTAAAGGCGCGTTCGCGGCGGTCGCTAAATTGGGCTAAGCCTTCGGGTAAAATTTGGCTGAGTGAACGGCCGTGTTCAATGACATTTAGGCACATTTTGAGCGCAACAAAGCGTGGGTTGGCGGCTTTTTTGGTAGGGGGGGTGTTAAAGTTTTTACTGGGCGTGTGACTCATTCTAAAACCGTGCCGGTTAAGGCGCGGGCTTGCGCAAAGTCGTAAGCGGCCATGGCGTTTTTACCGGCCGGTTGCACCTGTTCAATTAAAATGGGTTGCGTACCTGTGGCCACCACAATTCCTTGCTTATTAACCGCAATGACCAGGCCTGGTACGTTTGGTTCTGAGTTTGTTTTAAGTTCAGTTTGCGCGTTCATATCGGCATCGGTTACATCGTCTACATTGGTTACATTGGCTACATTGGCTACATGCACCTTAGCCGACCAAATGCGCAAAGGCTGTTCTTGGTAGTGGCAAAAGGCGATGGGGTAGGGGTTAAAGGCGTGAATTTTTCGCACAATGACCTCGGCAGACTCAGACCAATTTATGCGCGCTTGCGCTTTGTTGAGTTTGTCGGCGTAGGTGGCCAAGTGTTCGTCTTGTATTTGCGGCAACAGTGTTTGCGTTTGCACATCGTGCAACGTGTGTAACAGCGCCTCTGCGCCTAAGCCGCTTAAGCGGTCGTGCAGGGTTTGCGCGGTGTCGTTATCGGCAATGGGGGTTTCTATTTTGTAGAGCATGTCGCCGGTGTCTAAGCCAATGTCCATTTGCATAATGGTGATGCCCGTGTGCGAATCACCGGCTTCGATAGCGCGCTGAATGGGTGCTGCACCGCGCCAACGTGGTAACAGCGAGGCGTGAATGTTTAAACAACCGTATTTGGGGGCGATAAGCACCGCTTTAGGCAAAATAAGTCCGTAGGCCACCACCACCATTACGTCGGCATTAAGCTGTGCGAGGTGCTCTTGAGCCGGCACATCGCGCAAGGTTTCGGGTTGAAACACCGGTAAATGGTGTGTTAAAGCTAAGGCTTTAACCGGGCTGGCGGCCAACTTGCGCCCACGTCCAGCGGGGCGATCGGGTTGCGTGTACACCGCAATAACATTGTGGGGCGAGTCAAGCAGGGCTTGCAATATGCCCACCGAAAACTCGGGCGTGCCAGCAAAAATAATATTAAGCGGCGTGTTTGGCTGTGCGGGTAGCGGTGCGGGTGTGTTTGTGGGCATAAATACTCAGTTTTAAAGTTGTTTTTCGTTTGTTTTGTTTTTGCTTGATGCAAGGGTTGATAAAGCGCGCGGTCAGTCGTTGGCTAACTCGGCCTCTTCTTCCATTAACTTACGAAATTTTTGCAAGGCGCGTGCGCGCTTAATGCCCGAAAGATGGTCCACAAATAATTTACCGTTTAAGTGGTCAATTTCGTGTTGTATGCAAATGGCCAGCAGTTCATTGGCTTCAATTTGCACCATTTTGCCGTCGCGGTTCATGCCGCGCACTAAAATATCGCTGGGACGACGCACCGTGCCGTAAATACCGGGCAGTGATAAACAGCCTTCTTCCCATGAGATTTCGCCGACACTGCGAATGATTTCGGGGTTAATCAGCGCCAAGGGTTGGTCTTTGCTTTCGGATACGTCCACCACAATGATGCGTTGTTGCACGGCAATTTGCGGCGCGGCTAAACCAATACCGGGTGCGTCGTACATGGTGTAAAACATGTCGTCAATGAGTTTATCTATGGCATCGGTCATTGCAGCAACAGGTTTGCAGACTTCGCGCAGTCCAGATTGAGGGTAGAGAACAATATCGAGTTTTTGCATGGTGTCGTTTATACTTAATTTTTTTAATTGGCCTATTATAACGAACTACGCCAACATTTTTTTGATTTAAGCAGGGGTTTAACGTGTCATTGAATACCGATTTGGCCAGTTTGGTGGCGTTGCACCTTTGTCACGCCACGCAAAAGCAGTTGCAGCAGGCGGTGGCGTTTTTTGGTGATGTAAACTCAGCCGTGCGCGCCACGCAAGCCGATTGGACGCGTGCGGGTATTTTAAGCGACAAACAGTTGGCGCATTTAACGTTACCAGGCCTGGCGAAAGAGATTGAAGCCACCTTGCAGTGGGGCGAGCAGCCCGCTCAAACGTTATTGGCGTTAAGCGATGGGCGTTACCCGACTTTGTTAAGTCGCATCAGTGACGCACCTATTTTGCTGTCGGTGCGTGGGCAGGTGAGTTTGCTCAACGACCCGCAGTTGGCCATTGTTGGCAGTCGCCATGCCTCTAAACAAGGCCTTAACACCGCCAAAGACTTTGCCCAGCATTTATCGGCACAAGGTTTAACCATTACCAGCGGCTTGGCGCTGGGTATTGACACCGCGGCTCACCAAGGGGGATTGCAAGGCCTGGGTAAAACCATTGCGGTCGTGGCCACGGGATTAGACCGCATTT is a genomic window containing:
- a CDS encoding sensor histidine kinase; protein product: MIPFTDLDLNSHYVLQVIFPIPANFTQLAESVAMASGQYKELSYLKGPLTASFTLILSMVLLLTLVTAVLFTIQLIQNFTRPIRTLAIGTKAISKGDYSLKMAIGKNDEFGDLIQSFNDMTQRIAQARNDIKIGHQQTEAQKLYLQAIIQNLSSGVLTLDMNKRIRTTNDAAADILNTNLNQHSGKHIEEVMTHPDSAHLIALYDAVAPLFNQGTKPWSLQHRLSCKKSQKILLLHGSTLPSIDKDIGGYVIVIDDITELVQAQLNVAWSDVARRLAHEIKNPLTPIQLSAERLNFKLHDKLQAPEQALLERMTQTITDQVTSMQTLVQAFSDYANTPNIDLQLLNINRLITDIVEMYQDPAEKWRVKKKLDKKCTYITADTVRLRQLFHNLIKNALEATENTILPQVLITTSCSTELKTLTITVCDNGPGIPEEAQNWIFEPYATNKPKGSGLGLAIVRKIVEEHGGTVSLNSAPNNGTCFIIELPIFLNETP
- a CDS encoding DUF4390 domain-containing protein, with translation MRHRVHSATFSVMGITLVLLAWLTLFKVNQAWAGNNISTIAMDIKIADQQVRLDSQTKVTLSDALIEAVHHEIPLTFRTEIQLTEHTAIANWTYERHVKTVRYETTLHTTGFNRRYVLTNKRNQNVQSFITLQNALEALGTLQDFTLVSLSRLNVEQTHTVKMQISLNRWQLPAPLILNTLFNPDWQMSSGWRSVTIAPANAISP
- the rsmB gene encoding 16S rRNA (cytosine(967)-C(5))-methyltransferase RsmB codes for the protein MSHTPSKNFNTPPTKKAANPRFVALKMCLNVIEHGRSLSQILPEGLAQFSDRRERAFTQNLVLGTLRWQFRLEAIRGLLLKTPLKIKDEDVNQLILLGLYQILYMDTPEHAAVSETVAITQSLKKPWAKALLNGVLRNFLRDKDALCAAADLKPAHLYSHPQWLVKQLRTAYPEHWQAVLDANNQPAPLTLRVNVRQQSRDEFLANLHAQGIDAHAHPIAPEGVTLGQSQDITQLPSFDMGGFSVQDPAAQLAANILQPLANQRILDACAAPGGKTTHLLEWSNNQSRVFALEKEPERLERLAENLHRLDLHADYQAGDAATPSTWWDGELFDKILLDAPCSATGIIRRHPDIKWHRTPEDIDALVSLQADILHALWPLLKPGGQLLYATCSILPAENTLQMQHFLAQEPSATEGDVLQSFNAHNPKEACEWGLKTQPGQQILPGEHGMDGFFYCLLHKSMGA
- the fmt gene encoding methionyl-tRNA formyltransferase; this translates as MPTNTPAPLPAQPNTPLNIIFAGTPEFSVGILQALLDSPHNVIAVYTQPDRPAGRGRKLAASPVKALALTHHLPVFQPETLRDVPAQEHLAQLNADVMVVVAYGLILPKAVLIAPKYGCLNIHASLLPRWRGAAPIQRAIEAGDSHTGITIMQMDIGLDTGDMLYKIETPIADNDTAQTLHDRLSGLGAEALLHTLHDVQTQTLLPQIQDEHLATYADKLNKAQARINWSESAEVIVRKIHAFNPYPIAFCHYQEQPLRIWSAKVHVANVANVTNVDDVTDADMNAQTELKTNSEPNVPGLVIAVNKQGIVVATGTQPILIEQVQPAGKNAMAAYDFAQARALTGTVLE
- the def gene encoding peptide deformylase; the encoded protein is MQKLDIVLYPQSGLREVCKPVAAMTDAIDKLIDDMFYTMYDAPGIGLAAPQIAVQQRIIVVDVSESKDQPLALINPEIIRSVGEISWEEGCLSLPGIYGTVRRPSDILVRGMNRDGKMVQIEANELLAICIQHEIDHLNGKLFVDHLSGIKRARALQKFRKLMEEEAELAND